The Fretibacterium sp. OH1220_COT-178 DNA window GTCCGCGACGGTCTTCTTTCGATCGAGGCGGCGTCGTCCCGTGCCGGCATGACGCGGGACGAGTTTGCGGCCCGGCTGGGCGAGGACGGCCAAGGCGATTCTCGTCCGGACTGACGATGCCCCGGAGGAGCCGCCGGAACGGGTGGGATTTTTTGGGGAAAATACGCATAAAACGTTTGTCGTTTCGGCCGTTATAGGATAAAATATGGAAGGTGCTCCTATGGACTTCAAACGATGTCCCGCTGAGGGCGCCCGATCGGGCGGAAACCGGGGACGACCTTGCCCCGAGCGACGTTCGTGGTGTAGTCGGTGCCATCAATACCTGTATCCTTCCCCCCTTAACCAGAAGCGCCTCCATAATGGAGGCGCTTCTGGTTTTGGAGAAAAGAAAGGTTGCGTCACATCTCCCGCTTCCAGCGCGTCCCCTGCGGGGTATCCTCCAGCACCACGCCCCGCTCCGCCAGCTGGTCGCGGATCGCGTCGGAGCGCGCGAAGTCCTTGGCCTTCCGGGCGGCATTGCGCTCCGCGATCAGCCTTTCGACCTCCGCGTCGCCGATGCCGTCCGGGTCCTCCGGACCCTCCTCCTTCGGCAGCTCCTCGGGGCCGATCACGCCCAGGATGTCGTCGATCTTCGCCAGCTCGGCCTCCGCCGCTTCGAAGAAGGCCGCCGGCAGGGTTGGGCAGTCCTTCAGCCGGGTGTTGATCGCCTTCACGACCTCGAAGAGCACGCCCACCGCCGCGGCGGTGTTGAAGTCGTCGTCCATGGCCGCGTGGAAGTCGGCGTCGAGCTTCTCCAGCTCGGCCAGGAATGCGCCGGCGTCCGCCCCCTCGTCCAGCCGGGTCCGCCGGGCGAAGGCTAAGTCGGACCGGCAGTTCCGCAGGCGCGCCACGCCCCGCTCGGCCTGCTCCAGCCCCTCGGGCGCGAAGTTGATGGGGGACCGGTAGTGCGCGCTCAGCATGAAGAGTCGGATGGCCAGGGGGGGATACTTCTGCCGCGCGGCCCGGGCCGTCATGAAGTTGCCCAGAGACTTGGACATCTTCTCCTTGTCGATCAGCAGAAAGCCGTTGTGCAGCCAGAACCGCACGAACGGCTCCCCGGTTCCGGACGCGGCCTCGCTCTGCGCGATCTCGTTCTCGTGGTGGGGGAAGGTCAGGTCCACGCCGCCCGAGTGGATGTCGATCGTCGTGCCCAGGTATTTGGAGGACATGGCGCTGCACTCGATGTGCCAGCCCGGCCGCCCCTTGCCCCAGGGGCTGTCCCAGGCGGGCTCGCCGGGCTTCTGGGCCTTCCAGAGCGCGAAGTCCAGCGGGTCCTTCTTCCGCTCGCCCACCTCCACGCGCGCGCCCGCCTCCAGCTCGTCCAGGCCCTGCCTGCACAGCCTGCCGTAGCCGGGCCAGCTCCAGACGTCGAAGTA harbors:
- the cysS gene encoding cysteine--tRNA ligase; translated protein: MSLTLYNDLTHKKEPFVPLRPGHVSFYSCGPTVYDFFHIGNARPFIVFDVLRRYLEHLGYKVTFVQNFTDIDDKMIQRAHAEGVEVSDLAARFIAEYFKDADALGIRRADVAPLATEHMPEIIETIEKIIARGHAYVSDGDVYFDVWSWPGYGRLCRQGLDELEAGARVEVGERKKDPLDFALWKAQKPGEPAWDSPWGKGRPGWHIECSAMSSKYLGTTIDIHSGGVDLTFPHHENEIAQSEAASGTGEPFVRFWLHNGFLLIDKEKMSKSLGNFMTARAARQKYPPLAIRLFMLSAHYRSPINFAPEGLEQAERGVARLRNCRSDLAFARRTRLDEGADAGAFLAELEKLDADFHAAMDDDFNTAAAVGVLFEVVKAINTRLKDCPTLPAAFFEAAEAELAKIDDILGVIGPEELPKEEGPEDPDGIGDAEVERLIAERNAARKAKDFARSDAIRDQLAERGVVLEDTPQGTRWKREM